A region from the Burkholderiales bacterium genome encodes:
- a CDS encoding nucleoside transporter C-terminal domain-containing protein, protein MTGLGVVQSLFGLAVFVGIAWLLSEHRSRFPLRIVVAGVALQFMLAAALLYLPGLKDAFVALNDGLLALERATRAGTSFVFGYLGGAALPFAEPYPGAAFVLALRALPIVLVMSALSALLFYWKILPLVVRGFAWLLERSLGIGGALGLGAAVNVFVGMVEAPLLVRPYLRHMSRSEFFALMTAGMATIAGTVLVLYASMLKAVIPDALGQILIASVISVPAAVMIATVMIPPEAPGVAGKLVEPEPAQSAVDAITRGTAQGAQLLISIVAMLIVFVALVSLANQVLALLPPWGGSSLTLQRLFGYLMAPLAWLSGLPWSECVTAGQLLGTKVILNELVAYLELAQLPPEALEPRSRLILTYALCGFANLGSLGIMIGGLSTLVPERRGEVVALGFRSIVSGTLATLMTGSVIGALWHPSLSD, encoded by the coding sequence ATGACAGGGTTGGGCGTCGTTCAAAGTCTGTTCGGTCTAGCCGTCTTCGTCGGTATCGCCTGGCTGCTGTCGGAGCACCGGAGCCGATTTCCGCTGCGCATCGTCGTGGCCGGAGTCGCTTTGCAGTTCATGCTCGCTGCGGCGCTGCTCTACCTTCCCGGGCTGAAAGATGCCTTTGTCGCGCTCAACGACGGGCTCCTGGCGCTGGAGCGCGCGACCCGGGCCGGCACCTCGTTCGTGTTCGGCTACCTCGGCGGCGCCGCGCTGCCTTTTGCGGAGCCCTATCCCGGCGCTGCCTTCGTGCTCGCCTTGCGCGCGCTGCCGATCGTGCTTGTCATGAGCGCGCTCTCCGCGCTGCTCTTCTACTGGAAGATCCTGCCGCTCGTGGTCAGGGGATTCGCCTGGCTGCTGGAGCGCAGCCTGGGCATCGGCGGGGCGCTGGGTCTGGGGGCCGCGGTCAATGTCTTCGTCGGGATGGTGGAAGCGCCGCTGCTGGTGAGGCCCTATCTCAGGCACATGAGCCGTTCCGAATTCTTTGCCCTGATGACCGCGGGCATGGCCACCATCGCCGGCACGGTGCTCGTGCTCTACGCGAGCATGCTCAAGGCGGTAATTCCGGACGCCCTCGGACAGATCCTGATCGCCTCGGTCATCAGCGTGCCCGCCGCGGTCATGATCGCCACAGTGATGATCCCACCCGAGGCCCCCGGGGTTGCGGGGAAGCTGGTCGAGCCGGAGCCGGCGCAAAGCGCCGTCGACGCGATCACCCGTGGAACCGCCCAAGGCGCACAACTGCTGATCAGCATCGTGGCCATGCTCATCGTGTTCGTCGCCCTGGTCAGCCTGGCGAACCAGGTCCTCGCGCTGCTGCCCCCGTGGGGCGGCTCATCGCTCACCTTGCAGCGGCTGTTCGGCTATCTCATGGCCCCGCTTGCGTGGCTTTCGGGCCTGCCGTGGTCGGAGTGCGTGACAGCGGGACAGTTGCTGGGCACGAAGGTCATCCTCAACGAGTTGGTCGCCTATCTCGAGCTGGCGCAACTGCCGCCGGAGGCCCTCGAACCGAGGAGCCGGCTCATCCTCACTTATGCGCTGTGCGGATTCGCCAACCTGGGCAGCCTTGGCATCATGATCGGCGGACTGTCCACCCTGGTGCCGGAACGGCGCGGCGAGGTGGTCGCGCTCGGTTTCCGGTCCATCGTCTCGGGCACGCTGGCCACCCTGATGACGGGTTCGGTGATCGGCGCGCTGTGGCATCCCAGTCTGTCGGATTGA
- a CDS encoding putative 2OG-Fe(II) oxygenase codes for MRGMSQRVVEIGIRKLRVWPQRQGLTPLDEPSIKLTRFHDTAHYHPALKRRVLELREDSHFRDYIFHGGCGTKVRWIDRWARLETDLIHARALALFKEVYGQPPVVDDSWASVYEKGDYCMPHSHCRSVASVLYVLDPGDQDPTDRTSGRFCFADPRIAACCQNEPGRMTELLTPTLEEGSMMIFPSEWVHLVTPYAGTRPRITLSWNIHVRALPGAPGDYFRR; via the coding sequence ATGCGCGGCATGTCGCAGAGGGTCGTGGAAATCGGCATCCGAAAGCTGCGCGTCTGGCCGCAGCGGCAGGGGCTCACCCCGCTCGACGAGCCATCGATCAAGCTCACCCGCTTTCATGACACCGCACACTACCACCCGGCGCTCAAGCGCCGGGTCCTGGAGCTGCGGGAGGATTCCCACTTCCGGGACTACATCTTTCACGGCGGCTGCGGAACGAAGGTGCGCTGGATCGATCGCTGGGCGCGTCTGGAGACGGATTTGATCCACGCTCGCGCGCTTGCGTTGTTCAAAGAGGTGTACGGCCAGCCGCCGGTGGTGGACGACAGCTGGGCGAGCGTCTATGAGAAGGGCGACTACTGCATGCCCCACAGCCACTGCCGTTCGGTCGCCAGCGTGCTGTACGTGCTCGACCCGGGCGACCAGGACCCGACCGATCGCACCAGCGGAAGGTTCTGCTTCGCCGACCCGCGCATCGCGGCGTGCTGCCAGAACGAGCCCGGTCGCATGACCGAACTGCTCACACCGACGCTGGAGGAGGGCTCGATGATGATCTTTCCCAGCGAATGGGTCCACCTGGTGACGCCTTACGCGGGAACCCGCCCGCGCATCACGCTTTCGTGGAACATCCACGTCCGCGCACTGCCCGGCGCGCCTGGCGATTACTTCCGCCGCTAA
- the otnC gene encoding 3-oxo-tetronate 4-phosphate decarboxylase, whose translation MNETKLREEICWFGKSMFDRGLTAGSSGNISARSEDGTWLMTPTNTCLGRLDPARLSKVSAEGALISGDKPTKEAFLHLSMYAERPAAGAVVHLHSTHSVAVSVLADVDPGEPIPPITAYYVMKVGRLALLPYYAPGDLALADAVREVAGKHHAVLLANHGPVVAGRDLETAVYATEELEETAKLYLMLRGNKLKILTPVQVEELGRKYPS comes from the coding sequence ATGAACGAAACCAAACTGAGAGAGGAAATCTGCTGGTTCGGCAAGTCGATGTTCGACCGCGGGCTGACAGCGGGCAGCTCGGGAAACATCAGCGCCCGCAGCGAGGACGGAACCTGGCTCATGACGCCGACGAACACGTGCCTCGGGCGGCTCGATCCGGCGAGGCTTTCCAAGGTCAGTGCCGAGGGTGCGCTGATCTCGGGCGACAAGCCGACGAAGGAGGCTTTCCTGCATCTGTCGATGTATGCCGAGCGCCCTGCCGCCGGCGCCGTCGTGCATCTGCACTCGACCCATTCGGTCGCCGTTTCGGTGCTGGCAGACGTGGACCCCGGGGAGCCGATCCCGCCGATTACCGCCTATTACGTCATGAAGGTCGGCAGGCTCGCGCTGCTGCCCTACTATGCGCCCGGCGACCTTGCGCTGGCCGATGCCGTGCGCGAGGTGGCGGGCAAGCACCACGCGGTGCTGCTCGCCAATCACGGCCCGGTGGTTGCGGGCAGGGATCTCGAAACCGCGGTCTACGCCACCGAAGAGCTCGAAGAGACCGCCAAGCTCTACCTGATGCTGCGTGGAAACAAGCTTAAGATCCTCACGCCGGTTCAGGTCGAGGAACTCGGCCGGAAGTACCCGTCGTAG
- the otnK gene encoding 3-oxo-tetronate kinase: protein MALLLGCVADDFTGATDLANTLVKAGMRAIQLLGVPRRELDVPDCDAIIVALKSRSNPAREAIEMSLAALDWLRARGARQFYFKYCSTFDSTDQGNIGPVAEAMLDALGERFTVFNPAFPTNKRTVYQGYLFVGEVLLSESGMRHHPLTPMTDPSLRRVLQRQCKHKVDLVPYATVVKGVEAVRNAFEQLKSQGIRHAILDSITDEHLLTLGEACADMKLVTGGSGMAMGLPANFIRRGLLKAGQSYALPRVSGAAAVLSGSCSVATQGQVEAMKKTHEAFRIDPTSIAQGRDVASEAIEWAKPRLGEKPVLIYSTATPEQVGAAQEKLGREHAGAVVEETLGRIAKDLVTLGVRRLVVAGGETSGAVVGALGVQGLFIGEEIDPGVPWTFSIGQPTLALALKSGNFGAPDFFTKAFDRLRSKALTAEDAEERQEKET from the coding sequence ATGGCTTTGCTGCTCGGCTGCGTGGCCGACGACTTTACCGGCGCCACCGACCTCGCCAACACGCTCGTCAAGGCGGGCATGCGCGCAATTCAGCTGCTCGGCGTCCCGCGTCGCGAGCTCGATGTGCCCGACTGCGACGCGATCATCGTCGCGCTGAAATCCCGCAGCAATCCGGCCCGCGAAGCGATCGAGATGTCGCTGGCGGCGCTCGACTGGCTGAGGGCGAGGGGCGCGCGCCAGTTCTATTTCAAGTACTGCTCGACCTTCGACTCAACCGACCAGGGCAACATCGGTCCGGTCGCCGAGGCGATGCTCGATGCGCTCGGCGAACGCTTTACCGTGTTCAACCCCGCCTTTCCGACCAACAAGCGCACCGTGTATCAGGGGTATCTGTTCGTCGGCGAAGTGCTGCTGTCGGAATCGGGCATGCGCCATCATCCTTTGACGCCCATGACCGATCCCTCGCTGCGGCGCGTGCTGCAACGCCAGTGCAAGCACAAGGTCGACCTGGTGCCTTATGCGACCGTCGTTAAAGGCGTTGAAGCGGTGCGCAATGCGTTCGAGCAGCTCAAAAGCCAAGGCATCCGCCATGCCATTCTGGATTCGATCACCGACGAGCACTTGCTGACCCTGGGTGAGGCCTGCGCCGACATGAAGCTCGTCACCGGCGGTTCCGGCATGGCGATGGGGCTGCCGGCCAACTTCATCCGGCGGGGCCTGCTCAAGGCCGGCCAGTCCTACGCCCTGCCCAGGGTTTCGGGCGCGGCAGCGGTGCTTTCGGGCAGCTGCTCGGTTGCCACGCAGGGACAGGTGGAAGCGATGAAGAAGACGCATGAAGCCTTCCGGATCGACCCGACTTCGATTGCGCAGGGGCGCGATGTCGCCAGTGAGGCGATCGAATGGGCGAAGCCGCGGTTGGGCGAGAAGCCCGTGCTGATTTACTCGACCGCGACGCCGGAGCAGGTCGGCGCGGCGCAGGAGAAGCTGGGGCGAGAACACGCCGGCGCGGTGGTGGAAGAAACCCTCGGCCGGATCGCGAAGGACCTCGTGACGCTCGGCGTGCGGCGACTGGTGGTCGCGGGCGGAGAGACTTCCGGCGCCGTGGTCGGCGCGTTGGGCGTCCAGGGCCTCTTCATCGGAGAAGAAATCGATCCCGGCGTGCCCTGGACTTTCTCCATCGGCCAGCCCACGCTCGCGCTTGCGCTGAAGTCGGGCAACTTCGGCGCCCCTGATTTCTTCACCAAGGCCTTCGATCGGCTACGAAGCAAAGCGCTCACCGCGGAGGACGCAGAGGAAAGGCAGGAAAAGGAAACGTGA
- a CDS encoding DUF2322 family protein, translated as MGSIPRKGARPRARRRRGALGYSLCVKVYTETRAVAFADNLKKIPPVTHVEKLELLRPDGSVEATIENKQGQAGSLAVYSYLAAKYGMVHADAAAEGLELYGEHAADARANPGKHPNIDRLLRISERNLRFTARVTFKKK; from the coding sequence ATGGGATCGATTCCCCGCAAAGGTGCGCGCCCGCGGGCGCGCCGCCGTCGCGGGGCGTTAGGTTATAGTTTGTGCGTCAAAGTCTACACCGAGACCCGCGCCGTGGCCTTCGCCGACAACCTGAAGAAGATTCCGCCGGTCACGCACGTCGAGAAGCTGGAGCTGTTACGGCCGGACGGCAGTGTCGAGGCCACGATCGAGAACAAGCAGGGGCAGGCCGGTTCGCTGGCGGTGTATTCTTACCTGGCGGCCAAATATGGCATGGTGCACGCCGATGCCGCGGCCGAAGGGCTGGAGCTCTACGGCGAACATGCAGCGGATGCCAGAGCCAATCCCGGCAAGCATCCGAACATCGACCGGCTGCTCAGAATCTCGGAACGCAACCTGCGCTTTACCGCCCGCGTGACCTTCAAGAAGAAGTAG
- a CDS encoding DUF2946 family protein — protein sequence MDESVIRAMAKWPNVPAVYGWLELDRRGNWLIKGERIGNPAVIDFIGRNYACDERGRWFFQNGPQRVFVRLAYLPFVLRTAGGNAFRLVAHTGQALEHASGAWLDENGVLIVRWAAGVGAVIDRDLGEVSKHFTDSLGRPVSDEELAKALEAESIRRRAGFWFDYGGERLPVGRMRSDQAPQKFGFYADPRPAPGEPEC from the coding sequence ATGGACGAGTCGGTTATCCGCGCGATGGCGAAATGGCCGAACGTGCCGGCCGTCTACGGCTGGCTCGAGCTCGACCGGCGAGGCAACTGGCTGATCAAGGGCGAGCGCATCGGCAATCCGGCCGTAATCGACTTCATTGGCCGCAACTACGCGTGCGACGAGCGCGGCCGCTGGTTCTTCCAGAACGGTCCGCAAAGGGTGTTCGTCAGGCTGGCCTACCTGCCGTTCGTCTTGCGCACGGCGGGGGGAAATGCGTTCCGGCTCGTGGCGCACACGGGGCAGGCGCTGGAGCATGCGAGCGGCGCATGGCTGGACGAGAACGGCGTTCTGATCGTGCGCTGGGCTGCAGGGGTGGGTGCGGTAATCGACCGCGACCTCGGAGAAGTCAGCAAGCATTTCACCGACTCCCTGGGCCGACCCGTTTCCGACGAGGAACTGGCGAAAGCGCTCGAGGCGGAATCGATCCGCCGGCGTGCCGGCTTCTGGTTCGACTACGGCGGGGAAAGGCTGCCCGTGGGACGCATGCGTTCCGATCAGGCGCCACAAAAGTTCGGCTTCTACGCCGATCCCCGGCCAGCCCCTGGCGAGCCCGAGTGCTAG
- a CDS encoding KTSC domain-containing protein — protein MNRKKVSSSKIRSVGYDERNRVLEVELNDGSIYQYTGVSPEVHRRFTSAPSIVSYYQDKIEEEFPRKRIR, from the coding sequence ATGAACAGGAAGAAGGTCAGCTCCAGCAAGATCCGCTCGGTGGGCTACGACGAACGCAATCGCGTCCTCGAGGTCGAGCTCAACGACGGTTCGATCTACCAGTACACCGGGGTGTCGCCCGAGGTGCACCGGCGCTTCACCTCCGCACCCTCGATCGTCAGCTATTACCAGGACAAGATCGAGGAAGAGTTTCCCCGCAAGCGCATTCGCTAG
- a CDS encoding ribonucleotide-diphosphate reductase subunit beta — protein sequence MLQFEDHIAGSSGVARFPKGSASVASATAPIEVEPANPAYRRVRIEDKRVINGKADVNQLVPFKYKWAWEKYLAGCANHWMPQEINMSRDIATWKDPGGLTEDERLIVKRNLGFFVTADSLAANNIVLGTYRHITAPECRQYLLRQAFEEAIHTHAYQYIVESLGLDEGEIFNAYHEIPSIRDKDEFLIPFIDVLTDPSFRTGTPENDQKLLRSLIVFACIMEGLFFYVGFVQILALGRQNKMTGAAEQYQYILRDESMHCNFGIDLINQIKMENPQLWTSEFRNEVRSLIQKGVELEYRYAEDTMPRGVLGLNAPMFKEYLRFVANRRCQQIGLDPLFPGAANPFPWMSEMIDLKKEKNFFETRVTEYQTGGALSWE from the coding sequence ATGCTGCAGTTTGAAGATCACATCGCCGGAAGTTCAGGAGTCGCGAGGTTCCCGAAGGGATCCGCAAGCGTTGCTTCCGCCACGGCCCCGATCGAAGTCGAGCCGGCAAATCCCGCCTACCGCCGGGTGCGCATCGAGGACAAGCGCGTCATCAACGGCAAGGCGGACGTCAATCAGCTGGTTCCGTTCAAGTACAAGTGGGCTTGGGAGAAGTACCTCGCCGGGTGCGCGAACCACTGGATGCCGCAGGAAATCAACATGAGTCGCGATATCGCCACCTGGAAAGACCCCGGCGGGCTGACCGAGGACGAGCGGCTCATCGTCAAGCGCAACCTCGGTTTCTTCGTTACCGCCGATTCGCTCGCCGCCAACAACATCGTCCTCGGCACCTATCGGCACATCACGGCGCCCGAGTGCCGCCAGTACCTGCTGCGCCAGGCTTTCGAGGAGGCGATCCACACTCACGCCTACCAGTACATCGTGGAGAGCCTCGGCCTGGACGAGGGCGAGATTTTCAACGCCTATCACGAGATTCCCAGCATCCGTGACAAGGACGAGTTCCTGATCCCCTTCATAGACGTCCTGACCGATCCGTCGTTCAGGACCGGCACGCCGGAGAACGACCAGAAGCTGCTCAGGAGCCTGATCGTCTTCGCCTGCATCATGGAGGGTCTGTTCTTCTACGTCGGCTTCGTCCAGATCTTGGCGCTCGGCCGGCAGAACAAGATGACCGGCGCGGCCGAGCAATACCAGTACATCCTGCGCGACGAGTCGATGCACTGCAATTTCGGCATCGACCTCATCAACCAGATCAAGATGGAAAATCCCCAGCTCTGGACGTCGGAGTTTCGCAACGAGGTGCGCTCGCTGATCCAGAAGGGAGTAGAACTCGAATACCGCTACGCCGAAGACACCATGCCGCGCGGCGTGCTGGGTTTGAACGCGCCGATGTTCAAGGAGTATCTGCGCTTCGTGGCCAACCGCCGCTGCCAACAGATCGGCCTCGACCCGCTGTTCCCAGGGGCAGCCAACCCGTTCCCGTGGATGTCGGAGATGATCGACCTCAAGAAGGAGAAGAACTTCTTCGAGACCCGGGTGACCGAGTATCAGACCGGCGGCGCACTGAGCTGGGAGTGA
- a CDS encoding ribonucleoside-diphosphate reductase subunit alpha: MQVATNVSSSSVVSGFPAGETAARQEETRYAQYRVIRRNGAVVGFEPSKIAVAMTKAFIAVNGGQGAASARIREVVAHLTESVVQALLRRQPAGGTFHIEDIQDQVELALMRAGEHEVARAYVLYREARARERARQKQAEGIAQRPAINVVDRGLARPLDVEALAALIKDSCEGLGRAVDADHVLQLTLRDLYDGVPMEEVRKSVILAARSLIEKDPAYSYVTARLLLNSVRYEVLGEEVSQADMRTRYADYFPSFVKKGIEAGLLDERLSRFDLQSLGAALDASRDLKFGYLGLQTLYDRYFLHVHGQRIELPQAFFMRVAMGLAVNEVEREARAIEFYHVLSNFDFMSSTPTLFNSGTVRSQLSSCYLTTVSDDLEGIYEAIKENALLSKFAGGLGNDWTPVRALGSHIKGTNGKSQGVVPFLKVVNDTAVAVNQGGKRKGAVCAYLETWHLDIEEFLELRKNTGDDRRRTHDMNTANWVPDLFMKRVMEGGDWTLFSPSDVPDLHDKYGKAFEKAYIEYENRALRGEIRLHKRIPAVQLWRKMLSMLFETGHPWITFKDPCNIRSPQRHAGVVHSSNLCTEITLNTSDSEIAVCNLGSINLVAHMKDGRLDHDKLKQTVSTAMRMLDNVIDINYYAVNKARNSNLKHRPVGLGIMGFQDCLQEMRVPYASREAVEFADRSMEAVCYYAYWASTELAEERGRYSTFDGSLWSQGILPQDTLKSLAEERGGNVEVDVSATMDWEALRNRIRRHGMRNSNCVAIAPTATIANIVGVSASIEPTYQNLYVKSNLSGEFTVTNEYLVRDLKKLGLWDEVMIADLKYFDGSLARIDRIPPDIRKLYATAFEIDPTWLVECAARRQKWIDQAQSLNIYMAGASGKKLDEIYKLAWKRGLKTTYYLRTLGATSAEKSTVRAGQLNAVPADGGMVQASAAPMTAPSASLAEPKFCAIDDPGCEACQ; this comes from the coding sequence ATGCAAGTGGCCACCAACGTTTCTTCGTCCTCCGTCGTGAGCGGCTTTCCAGCCGGCGAGACGGCTGCACGCCAGGAAGAGACCCGCTATGCGCAGTACCGGGTGATCCGTCGCAACGGGGCGGTGGTGGGCTTCGAGCCCTCGAAGATCGCGGTGGCCATGACCAAGGCGTTCATCGCCGTCAACGGCGGTCAGGGCGCGGCTTCAGCGCGCATTCGAGAAGTCGTTGCGCATCTGACCGAGTCCGTGGTGCAGGCGCTGCTGCGGCGCCAGCCCGCAGGCGGCACTTTCCATATCGAGGACATTCAGGACCAGGTCGAACTGGCCCTGATGCGAGCCGGGGAGCACGAAGTCGCCCGTGCCTACGTCTTGTATCGTGAGGCGCGCGCTCGCGAGCGGGCGCGCCAGAAGCAGGCGGAGGGAATCGCACAGCGGCCCGCGATCAACGTGGTCGATCGCGGTCTCGCGCGCCCGCTCGACGTCGAGGCGCTGGCCGCCCTGATCAAGGACTCCTGCGAGGGGCTCGGCCGCGCGGTGGATGCCGATCATGTGCTGCAGCTCACCCTGCGAGACCTTTACGACGGCGTGCCGATGGAAGAGGTGCGCAAGTCCGTCATCCTGGCGGCGCGTTCCCTCATCGAGAAGGATCCGGCCTACAGCTACGTCACCGCCCGCCTCCTGCTGAACAGCGTGCGCTACGAAGTCCTGGGCGAGGAAGTCAGCCAGGCCGACATGCGCACCCGTTATGCCGATTATTTCCCGAGCTTCGTGAAAAAGGGCATCGAAGCCGGACTGCTCGACGAGCGCCTCTCCCGGTTCGATCTGCAATCGCTCGGCGCAGCGCTCGATGCCAGCCGCGATCTGAAGTTCGGTTATTTGGGCCTGCAAACGCTCTATGACCGCTATTTCCTCCACGTGCATGGTCAGCGCATCGAGCTTCCCCAGGCCTTTTTTATGCGCGTGGCCATGGGTCTCGCCGTCAACGAGGTCGAGCGCGAGGCCCGGGCCATTGAGTTCTACCATGTCCTGTCGAACTTCGACTTCATGAGTTCCACGCCGACGTTGTTCAACTCGGGCACCGTCCGCTCGCAACTTTCGAGCTGCTACCTCACCACCGTTTCGGACGACCTGGAGGGGATCTACGAAGCGATCAAGGAGAACGCCCTGCTGTCGAAGTTCGCCGGCGGGCTGGGCAACGACTGGACCCCCGTGAGGGCTCTGGGCTCCCACATCAAGGGCACCAACGGCAAGTCGCAGGGAGTGGTCCCGTTCCTCAAGGTGGTCAACGACACGGCGGTGGCGGTGAACCAGGGGGGCAAACGCAAGGGCGCGGTATGTGCCTACCTGGAAACCTGGCACCTCGACATCGAGGAGTTCCTCGAGTTGCGCAAGAACACCGGTGACGACCGCCGCCGCACCCACGACATGAACACGGCCAACTGGGTCCCCGATCTGTTCATGAAACGGGTCATGGAGGGAGGCGACTGGACGTTGTTTTCCCCGTCCGACGTCCCCGATCTGCATGACAAATACGGAAAGGCCTTCGAAAAGGCCTACATCGAATACGAGAACCGCGCCCTGCGGGGGGAGATCAGGCTCCATAAGAGAATCCCGGCGGTCCAGCTGTGGCGCAAGATGCTCAGCATGCTGTTCGAGACCGGCCATCCGTGGATTACCTTCAAGGACCCGTGCAACATCCGCAGCCCGCAGCGGCACGCCGGCGTGGTGCACAGCTCCAACCTCTGCACCGAGATCACCCTCAACACGTCGGATTCCGAGATCGCGGTCTGCAATCTGGGGTCGATCAATCTGGTCGCCCACATGAAGGACGGCCGGCTCGACCACGATAAGCTCAAGCAAACGGTGTCCACCGCGATGCGGATGCTCGACAACGTGATCGACATCAATTATTACGCGGTCAATAAGGCGCGCAATTCGAATCTCAAGCACCGCCCGGTGGGCCTGGGGATCATGGGATTCCAGGACTGCCTGCAGGAAATGCGCGTTCCCTACGCCTCGCGGGAAGCGGTGGAATTCGCGGACCGGTCCATGGAAGCGGTCTGCTACTACGCCTACTGGGCATCGACCGAGCTGGCCGAGGAGCGCGGCCGCTACTCCACGTTCGACGGGTCCCTCTGGTCGCAGGGCATCCTGCCACAGGACACGCTGAAATCGCTGGCCGAGGAGCGCGGCGGAAACGTCGAGGTCGACGTGTCGGCCACGATGGACTGGGAAGCGCTGCGCAACCGCATCCGGCGCCACGGCATGCGCAATTCCAACTGTGTTGCCATCGCCCCGACGGCCACGATCGCCAACATCGTCGGGGTGTCGGCCTCGATCGAGCCGACCTACCAGAACCTGTACGTCAAATCGAACCTGTCGGGCGAGTTCACGGTGACCAACGAGTACCTGGTTCGCGACCTCAAGAAACTGGGTTTGTGGGACGAGGTGATGATCGCCGATCTGAAGTACTTCGACGGCTCGCTGGCCAGGATCGACCGCATCCCGCCGGACATCCGCAAGCTGTATGCAACCGCCTTCGAGATCGATCCGACCTGGCTGGTCGAATGCGCGGCCCGGCGCCAGAAATGGATCGACCAGGCTCAGTCACTCAACATCTACATGGCGGGGGCTTCCGGGAAGAAGTTGGACGAGATCTACAAGCTGGCCTGGAAACGCGGATTGAAGACCACTTATTACCTGCGCACCCTGGGTGCGACCTCTGCCGAAAAATCGACGGTCCGCGCCGGGCAGCTCAACGCGGTCCCGGCGGACGGCGGAATGGTTCAGGCATCCGCGGCGCCGATGACCGCACCGTCAGCGTCACTGGCAGAGCCGAAGTTCTGCGCGATCGATGATCCGGGCTGCGAGGCCTGCCAGTGA
- a CDS encoding histone deacetylase yields MRIYYTDQFVLPLPGGHRFPMAKYSMLRERVEAAGLSGGEPLRVPHAATDEEILRVHDPDYVRRVSSGRLSEAEIRRIGFPWTPQMVERSRRSAGATIEACRAALEEGVAVSLAGGTHHAFRDRGAGYCVFNDTAIAALAMQAEGRVHRVLAIDCDVHQGDGTAAIFADDPSVFTFSIHCARNFPLHKQPSDLDIELADATGDAEYLAALEGGLCRALSAAQAGLAIYLAGADPFADDRLGRLALTKRGLAARDRLVLELCRDAGVAVAVTMAGGYARHIADTVDIHFCTVRIAACFHPAVSGCAFDFA; encoded by the coding sequence GTGAGAATTTACTACACGGACCAGTTCGTGCTGCCGCTGCCGGGGGGACACCGGTTCCCGATGGCGAAGTATTCGATGCTCAGAGAGCGGGTGGAAGCGGCAGGGCTTTCCGGCGGCGAGCCACTGCGCGTGCCGCATGCGGCGACCGACGAAGAAATCCTGCGGGTGCACGACCCGGATTACGTGCGGCGGGTGAGCTCCGGGCGATTGAGCGAGGCGGAGATTCGCCGTATCGGCTTTCCCTGGACGCCGCAGATGGTGGAGCGCTCGCGCCGTTCGGCTGGTGCCACCATCGAGGCCTGCCGCGCCGCGCTGGAGGAGGGAGTGGCGGTCAGCCTCGCGGGCGGCACGCATCACGCGTTCCGCGACCGCGGGGCCGGCTACTGCGTATTCAACGATACCGCGATCGCCGCGCTGGCGATGCAGGCCGAGGGACGGGTGCATCGCGTGCTCGCCATCGACTGCGACGTCCATCAAGGCGACGGCACCGCCGCCATCTTTGCCGACGATCCCAGCGTGTTTACGTTCTCGATCCATTGCGCCAGGAACTTCCCGCTGCACAAGCAGCCGAGCGACCTCGACATCGAGCTGGCCGACGCAACCGGCGATGCAGAGTATCTGGCCGCGCTGGAAGGGGGGCTGTGCAGGGCGCTGTCCGCGGCGCAAGCGGGCCTCGCGATCTATCTGGCAGGCGCCGACCCGTTCGCAGACGACCGGCTGGGTCGCCTCGCGCTCACCAAACGCGGGCTGGCGGCGCGCGACCGGCTGGTCTTGGAGCTGTGCCGCGACGCCGGCGTTGCGGTCGCCGTCACGATGGCGGGCGGCTACGCCCGGCACATCGCCGACACCGTCGATATCCACTTTTGCACCGTGCGCATTGCCGCGTGCTTCCATCCGGCCGTGTCCGGCTGCGCCTTCGACTTCGCCTGA
- the ampD gene encoding 1,6-anhydro-N-acetylmuramyl-L-alanine amidase AmpD yields MRRRVGGQRRKAIWGLDDGLLDAARQIPSPNFDARPHGSDIELLVIHSISLPPGHFGGDAVIRFFTNRLDPAEHPYFRKIAGLKVSAHFFIRRDGELIQFVPCAGRAWHAGESQWRGRGRCNDFSIGVELEGADDVAFSDAQYEVLGRLTRALKKAYPIVDIVGHSDIAVPAGRKTDPGPFFDWPRFRETIA; encoded by the coding sequence GTGAGGCGAAGGGTCGGAGGCCAGAGGCGAAAGGCGATCTGGGGTCTGGACGACGGCCTGCTCGACGCGGCACGCCAGATACCTTCCCCGAACTTCGACGCGCGACCGCACGGCTCTGACATCGAGCTGCTGGTCATACACAGCATCAGCCTTCCGCCGGGGCATTTCGGCGGCGACGCGGTCATCCGATTCTTCACCAACCGCCTCGACCCGGCGGAACACCCTTACTTCCGCAAGATCGCCGGTCTGAAGGTGTCTGCCCACTTCTTCATACGGCGCGACGGCGAGCTGATCCAGTTCGTACCCTGCGCCGGCCGGGCCTGGCACGCGGGCGAGTCGCAATGGCGCGGTCGCGGCCGTTGCAATGATTTTTCGATCGGCGTGGAGCTGGAAGGCGCCGATGACGTTGCGTTCAGCGACGCGCAGTATGAAGTGCTCGGCCGTCTGACTCGCGCGTTGAAGAAGGCCTATCCCATCGTGGACATCGTCGGGCACTCGGACATCGCGGTGCCTGCGGGGCGAAAGACCGACCCCGGGCCGTTCTTCGACTGGCCGCGCTTCAGGGAGACGATTGCCTGA